In the Quercus lobata isolate SW786 chromosome 5, ValleyOak3.0 Primary Assembly, whole genome shotgun sequence genome, one interval contains:
- the LOC115992110 gene encoding mitotic apparatus protein p62-like codes for MEVEGEDGSKIVLQNVGDKVVFGRGFGFNTRDKTVSRRHVVFELAKCGKSQTGSKYFKVSFEVVGKNPMWVREHGSGEIRAFRKGEKGGVAEGDWLCFLSGNRPVWFAVRESEFGERAEKRVLEREIGLGESLGSGFEFDDGVDVEALDIDPVKEFGFLVMGHEFDHYPKQMLRDIRNWDWFLEEPKRDSDDDEYLEKSGKRGVMKRRRKAAGNDDDDDFTGESDDDKELVAKLRKVDRPKYSTRSKDRDKPHKEAKGSKNSLQKKTSCANEDDDDDETLGGFIVDDVEQEEETDEDEEEFVEDDEEEEVDD; via the exons ATGGAGGTTGAAGGAGAAGACGGTTCCAAAATTGTGTTACAAAATGTGGGGGACAAGGTTGTGTTTGGACGAGGCTTTGGTTTTAACACGAGAGACAAGACAGTGTCACGTCGCCACGTTGTGTTTGAACTAGCGAAATGTGGTAAGAGCCAAACGGGGTCCAAGTACTTCAAGGTTTCGTTTGAGGTTGTTGGGAAGAATCCCATGTGGGTGAGGGAACATGGGAGTGGGGAAATCCGGGCTTTCAGGAAGGGTGAGAAGGGTGGCGTGGCTGAAGGCGATTGGCTCTGCTTTTTGTCTGGGAATAGACCTGTTTGGTTTGCTGTGAGGGAAAGTGAGTTTGGGGAGAGAGCAGAGAAGAGggttttggagagagagattggTTTGGGTGAGAGTTTGGGAAGTGGGTTTGAGTTTGATGATGGGGTTGATGTTGAGGCGTTGGATATTGACCCTGTTAAag AGTTTGGTTTTCTTGTGATGGGGCATGAGTTTGATCACTATCCCAAGCAAATGCTCCGTGATATAAGAAATTGGGACTGGTTTCTTGAGGAACCTAAAAGagatagtgatgatgatgagtATCTTGAGAAGAGCGGAAAGAGAGGAGTGATGAAAAGGAGAAGGAAAGCTGCAggcaatgatgatgatgatgacttTACAGGTGAGAGTGATGATGACAAGGAGCTTGTCGCAAAACTAAGAAAGGTTGACAGACCTAAATATTCTACTAGATCAAAAGACCGTGACAAGCCTCACAAGGAGGCCAAAGGTAGTAAGAACTCTTTGCAAAAGAAAACTAGTTGTGcaaatgaagatgatgatgatgatgaaacaCTTGGAGgctttattgttgatgatgtggaacaagaagaagaaactgatgaagatgaagaagagttTGTTGAAGATGACGAGGAGGAAGAAGTAGATGATTGA
- the LOC115991990 gene encoding heterogeneous nuclear ribonucleoprotein 1-like: MEDYAERSHFEDDQFAYNGEEYREDFETLDHRHHHHQRREQFDSERGFEPEDNINSSGNEIKHSSIVGHRDSASLGKLFVGGISWETSEDTFASYFGQYGEITDSVIMLDKHSGRPRGFGFVTFSDPTVADKVLEDEHVIDGRMVEVKRTVPREDTDYKGVSKTKKIFVGGIPPSLTNEELKEYFSSYGSIVDHQIMVDHKTGRPRGFGFVTFESEDSVEEIFLEGKMHELGGKQVEIKKAEPKRAGGDYRGNAAKSYGGFVGGAAGYGGYNSRGRGSGKMDRGYGGYGVYDAYGGYGGGYGGSSASFYGGYSGYGYGFGYGGPMYGNAGYAAAGYGIPGGYAGAAGYSGSRGYGGVDGGGGYDNGKGYERTGSSVSGRYHPYRK; the protein is encoded by the exons ATGGAGGATTACGCAGAACGATCTCATTTCGAAGATGACCAATTCGCTTACAATGGCGAAGAATATCGCGAAGATTTTGAAACCCTAgaccaccgccaccaccaccatcagCGGCGAGAGCAATTCGATTCAGAGCGCGGTTTTGAGCCGGAAGATAATATAAATAGCTCAGGCAATGAGATAAAGCACTCGTCGATTGTGGGTCACCGTGACTCTGCCTCTCTAGG AAAGCTTTTTGTTGGAGGCATTTCGTGGGAGACCTCTGAAG ATACCTTTGCTAGTTACTTTGGTCAGTATGGAGAAATAACAGATTCTGTAATTATGTTGGATAAACATTCGGGAAGACCACGGGGGTTTGGATTTGTAACATTTTCTGACCCAACAGTTGCTGATAAGGTTTTGGAGGATGAGCATGTTATAGATGGCAGAATG GTTGAAGTGAAGAGGACAGTCCCTAGGGAGGATACAGACTATAAGGGGGtatcaaaaacaaagaagatttTTGTTGGTGGAATTCCACCATCTTTGACCAATG AGGAGTTGAAGGAATACTTCTCTTCTTATGGTAGTATTGTTGATCACCAAATTATGGTGGATCATAAAACTGGGCGGCCTAGAGGCTTTGGTTTTGTCACTTTTGAGAGTGAAGACAGtgttgaagaaatttttttggagggaaaaaTGCATGAACTTGGAGGCAAGCAG GTGGAAATAAAAAAGGCAGAACCCAAAAGAGCTGGCGGTGATTACAGGGGCAATGCTGCTAAGTCATATGGTGGTTTTGTTGGTGGTGCAGCTGGATATGGAGGGTATAATTCCAGAGGTCGGGGTAGTGGAAAAATGGACAGGGGGTATGGTGGGTATGGTGTCTATGATGCATATGGCGGTTATGGGGGAGGCTATGGTGGAAGTTCTGCAAGTTTCTATGGTGGCTATAGTGGATATGGATATGGATTTGGGTATGGTGGGCCCATGTATGGAAATGCTGGATATGCTGCTGCCGGTTATGGCATTCCTGGTGGTTATGCTGGTGCTGCTGGATATAGTGGTAGTCGAGGATATGGAGGAGTTGATGGCGGTGGTGGTTATGACAATGGCAAGGGATATGAAAGGACCGGTAGTTCTGTGTCTGGAAGATACCATCCTTACAGAAAGTGA
- the LOC115988315 gene encoding glyoxylate/succinic semialdehyde reductase 2, chloroplastic-like, producing MSCLVKTNYSHQLSSTAMAMCSSFCPLIPNQLRARPICPFPTKPLFTLSVKAFSSETSNASSKADGLSARIGFLGLGIMGSPMAQNLIKAGCDVTVWNRTKIKCDPLISLGAKYKSSPREVAASCDVTFAMLANPESALEVACGEHGAASGMSSGKGYVDVSTVDGATSKLIGGRINATGASFLEAPVSGSKKPAEDGQLIFLTAGDKSLYELVAPLLDIMGKSRFYLGDVGNGAAMKLVVNMIMGSMMASFSEGLLLSEKVGLDPSVLVEVVSQGAISSPMYSTKGPSMIQSTYPTAFPLKHQQKDLRLALGLAESVSQPTPIAAAANELYKVAKSHGLSDQDFSAVIEALKAKLQNPPK from the exons ATGAGCTGCTTGGTCAAGACCAATTACAGTCACCAACTATCTTCAACAGCCATGGCCATGTGCTCAAGCTTTTGCCCTTTGATTCCAAACCAGTTAAGAGCAAGACCCATTTGCCCTTTCCCCACAAAACCGTTATTTACTCTATCTGTCAAAGCTTTCTCTTCTGAGACATCCAATGCTTCATCTAAAG CCGATGGATTGTCAGCCCGGATTGGCTTTCTAGGTCTTGGAATAATGGGTTCTCCAATGGCACAAAACCTTATAAAGGCTGG GTGTGATGTGACTGTTTGGAATAGGACCAAGATCAAATGTGATCCCCTTATCAGCTTAGGTGCAAA ATATAAATCCTCCCCTCGGGAAGTAGCTGCTTCTTGTGATGTCACATTTGCCATGCTAGCTAATCCTGAAAGTGCA TTGGAGGTTGCTTGTGGGGAGCACGGGGCTGCAAGTGGAATGAGCTCAGGCAAAGg GTATGTGGATGTTTCAACAGTTGATGGTGCCACTTCTAAATTGATTGGTGGACGCATTAATGCTACTGGGGCATCATTTTTGGAG GCTCCAGTTTCAGGATCCAAAAAGCCTGCAGAAGATGGGCAACTGATATTTCTTACAGCAG GTGACAAATCTCTGTATGAATTGGTTGCTCCACTTTTAGACATCATGGGGAAG TCAAGGTTTTACCTTGGGGATGTTGGGAATGGAGCAGCAATGAAACTAGTTGTGAACATGATCATGGGAAG TATGATGGCATCGTTTTCTGAAGGATTGCTTCTCAGTGAGAAAGTAGGACTGGATCCAAGTGTACTAGTAGAG GTTGTCTCACAGGGTGCCATTAGCTCACCAATGTACTCAACCAAAGGTCCATCAATGATCCAATCCACGTATCCGACTGCATTTCCTTTAAAGCATCAACAAAAG GACCTGAGGCTTGCTCTTGGACTAGCAGAATCTGTTTCCCAGCCTACTCCAATTGCAGCAGCTGCAAATGAACTATATAAGGTTGCAAAATCTCATGGCCTTAGTGACCAAGACTTCTCAGCAGTTATTGAAGCATTGAAAGCTAAATTgcaaaacccaccaaaataG